TTCCCTCCCTTCCAGCTGGAAGCGTACTAAACATGTTCCGAACGGTACTCGGTGACGACAACTTCCGCGCTGGATTGAAGGTGTACTTCCAGAACCGTCAGCTCGACGGTGCTGTTGCTGACGATCTGTACGCTGGTCTGCAGGCCGCTATTGACGGTACGGACGTGCTGCCCGAAGGGTACACCGTCAAGCAGCTGATGGACACCTGGACGACGGAGCCAGGGTATCCGGTGCTGACCGTACGCCGTAACTACGATGACGGTTCGGTGATCCTTTCCCAGGAGCGTTTCTACTCCGACAAGCGTTCCCCGAACGCGAACGTTTGGTACATTCCGTACTCGTACTCCAAGGCATCCAACCCGAACTTTGACGAGCTCGAGCACTTCCGCTGGCTGTCGTCGAAGGCCGAACGTGTCGAAACCGGTGTCGCCGCCGATGAGTGGATCATCTTCAACAAGCAGCAGACGGGCTACTATCGCGTCAACTACGATGCACACAACTGGCTGCTCATTGCTAAGGCCCTGCAGGAAGACGTGTCCGCCATTCACCGACTGAACCGTGCCCAGCTGATCAACGATGCGTTCAATCTTGCCCGCGTCGAACGTCACGATATGAAACTCACGCTGGATCTGCTGCGCTACCTCTCGAACGAACGCGAATACGTCCCGTGGGCAGCGGCCAACGGTGTGCTGAACTACTTCTACAACAAGCTGCGCGGAACGGCCAACTACCACGACTTTATCGTGTACGTGGACGCTCTTATCGGACCGGTGTTTGAAAGCCTCGGTGACATCACTACCGTGCCGGAGGATGAAGCGCTACTGGACAAATACCTGAAGCAGCTCATCTCGACCTGGGCCTGCCGAATCGGATACACCGAATGTCTTCGCCAGACGACCGAAGCACTGCACACCGCCGTCGAAACGAACACTCCCGTCCATCCGGACGTATCGTACGTCGTGTACTGCTACGGGCTGAAGGGTGCCACCGATGAGGAGTACCGCTGGTTGTTCGACCAAATGATCAGCTCGGGCAATGAAGCAGAGCGGTCGGTGCTGATCGATGCGCTGGGCTGTGCACAGGAGCAATCGCAGCTTATCTCCCTGCTTACCGTCGCGATCGGTAGCAACTCCGAGCTGAACAGTCTGCTGCCAAGTGAACGTTCGCGCATCGTGTCCTCGATCTATTCGGCCGGTCGGATCGGTGTGGAAGCGCTGATTGAAGCACTGTCCGATCCGCTGCTTGCACAGGAGTTTGTCGATCGTTTCGGACAGGGAACGCTGAACAGTGTCGTGTCAAATGTGGCCTCGCGCACCAACAATGATGTTGAGCTGCAACAGCTGGAACAATTCCTGGCGGCGCTCGGTGATCTGGTTAGCCCGGCGACGGCTGAAGCGGCTGTCAGCACGGTCAAGACGAATGCGGCCTGGTTTGAAACTTACGAAGGAGTCCTGTCGACGACGTACTTTGCCGATTTTACCGATTAAACTGGTTTGGTCAATGCACCGGGATGCTGTTTTGATTTgagtttgcaaataaaaagtttGGTTTGATACCTTAAAGCTTCGATAGTTTTCTCTGGGACACTTTCAGGGTAGTTCTTGAGGTTCTACCGGCCTCGTCACCTCTGACAAATTTGACTATTCAATAGCGCCGCTACCGCAATACCACGATTGATCTTCATCGATGCCTTTCTTATCGTGTAACTTGAACTACCCTTAATTCAGTAGAGATATCAACCAAATCCAGGCGTCATATTAAGCAATAGTCATTAGCTATCACTTGAAACATATCTCCATATCTGAATGTGTATTGTATGAGAAGATTGCAGCATAATCAGCACCCAATAAAAACGctactgtttgtgtgtgagccaCGCTTATCTTGAGCAGTGTGAACAATACACGAAATATCGTTCCGGTATTCATTCATGGCGAGGTAAGAGATTAGCTGTGGGCAGTTCCGCAACAAACTTACTGCTGATCCATCAACAAAGTCGAGCTTACTCGCTTCAACAAGCTTGCAATCACCTGTTATCTATCGAAGCCGAGGCCTTCAAAATCTTCTTCGCAAGCTACTTAAATTGCAGCACACTATTCTGCCACAGAGTTGTAAAAACAGCAGGAGGAACTAGTGCATGGGACTAGTGCAGTGAAATGTCCCGTATCACCTTACGTATGTCAAATGGTTTGATAATTGTGCCATCTGTCCCTGGCGGTACTACTACGTTTGAAGGGATGAATTTTGCCCCATCCCTACTCTATATCCGTCGATCGTTCATCATCCTTTATCTGTTGCATTATCTTATCTTTACGATTCGACCATTCAACAGTTGGAAAACACACAATTGTCCTATCAATAATTCTACTGCCCCAGTCTTGTCACCCCGGTAGGCATATATACTAGACTAGGATCGAGTTCCGCCCGTTCAGTTAGTGTTAATCCCTCGAAAGGGATCCATCGAACCTTGAATATCGTCGTGTAGCTTAACAAATTGTGAGTAGGCATCAAGAAGAATGGTGCCATCACGCAGATTGCTCCTCAACTTGATGTGCTGCCTTCTGCTGGCAGCAAGCCCCGCACACGCAGGACGTCCCGCCTGGAAGTGGCTTGCCGAACCGTCCGACAATAcgttcgtgtctgaggaatcGACAGAAGTGCTCAGTGGTCCAAACCGTCGTGCCGAACAGACGCTCGATGAATCTTACCGGCTTCCCAACAATACCTCCCCGGTACACTATCATCTCGCCCTCCGTACGGCAATCCACGAAAACGACCGTCAATTTAGTGGCACCGTGTTGATTCTGTTCGATGTGCACGAACCGAGCACAACCGTCACATTGCTTAACCGGGCACTATCGGTGCAACGGGCGTTCCTGCACGAAGTAGCCACCGGTGGTGTAGCGGGACCGCAGATCGAACAACTTGCGCACGAGACCGATTCCCGCACGGAACATCTTACCCTAACGCTGTCTCAAATGCTTCCGGCCGGATCGCAGTACTTCCTGCGCATCGAATTCCAAGGCACGCtgcagaacaacaacaatatgGGTTTCTTCGCCTCGTCCTATCTGGACGACAACCAAATCCGTCACTATCTGGCGTCGAGCAAGTTCGAACCAACGCACGCCCGTTCCGCGTTCCCGTGCTACGATGAACCGCTGCTGAAGGCAACGTTCGAGCTGGAACTGACACACTCGAAGGATTACCATGCGGTGGCAAACATGCCCGCCGCCGGCGCACCCGTTCCTGATCCGGATAATGCCGATTACGTGACGAGTCGGTTTGAAAAATCGCCCAAAATGTCCACCTATCTGCTAGCGTTCGCTGTGACCGATTTTTCGATTCGTACCGCTGACCGGCAGACGGTTTACGCGCGCTCGAACGTTTTCGAGGAGACGGCCTTCCCGCTGGAGGCGGGAAACAGGATCCTGGATGCGCTCGGTGATTATATGGACATTCCGTACTATGATTATATGCCTAAGATGACTCAAATTGCGATCCCCGACCGTGGTACAGGAGCGATGGAAAATTGGGGCCTGGTAGCGTATGGGTGAGTAGTAACACCCTGCTTATCATTATCATGTTATGAGATGCTGTAAAATGGTTTGATTAAGCTTCCTGCTACTGTCCCTTGTGTGGGTAATCTCGCTTTATATGCATCCACCAATTGTCGACTCATTGAAGACACCAACAGGAACTAGCTGATATGCCCAAACGCCTTATATACTTCATATCTTCCATTATGGTATAACAGCGACTGATCTTATCGCGTTCCAAAAATCGTTTTATTGTTGTACAATCGATAGATCCACTACTcatgatgtttgttttatttatttttattttttgcagtgAGCCTGTCCTCCTATTCAATCCGGCCATAAACTCCTATCGCAACAAGAAGAGCGTTACGACGATCATTGCCCACGAGTTCGCTCACCAGTGGTTCGGTAACCTGGTCAGTCCGCACTGGTGGGAGTACATCTGGCTAAACGAAGGCTTCGCCACTCTTTACGAGTACTATGCAGCGCAGCTAGCCTACCCAGAGGGCAACTACTGGGACCTATTTACGGTGGAGGTGATCCAGAACGCATTCGGTGCCGATGCAAGCGAAACGATCCGCCCGATGAACTGGAACGCGGCCTCACCGAGCGAAATTGCCGCCCTGTTCGATACGGTCGCCTACGACAAGTCGGGTAGCGTGCTGAACATGTTCCGTATGGCACTTGGTGATGACGTTTGGCGCTTCGGGTTGAAGGCTTACATGTCCGCTCGACAATTGGATGGTGCGACAGCGGAACACCTTTACTCCGGACTGCAGGAAGCACTCGTGGCTAACGCTCCTACCCTACTGCCAGCCGGTGTTACCGTCCATCAGCTAATGGATTCGTGGACGTCAGAGCCTGGCTTCCCGGTGCTGAATGTTTACCGTACATACGGAGACGTTAAGCAGGAAGCAATTCTTTCGCAGGAACGTTTCCTCTCCAACAAAAAGCTCCCGAACACGCATGTGTACCTCATTCCGTACGATTTTACCACTGCCAATCAGCCCGATTTCGAACCTACTCCCGAAGGATACGCTTGGCTTTCGTCTAAGGcccaaaaaattgaaatcaatgTACCGAAAGATCAGTGGATTATTTTTAACCGCCAGCAAACCGGGTACTATCGTGTCAACTACGATGCACACAATTGGGAGCTTCTCATCGAAGCGCTGCACGCCAACCCGGAACAGATCCATCACCGTAACCGGGCACAGCTGGTAAACGATGCCTACAATCTGGCACGGGCCGAACAGATCGATATTGCCGTTCCGCTGCGCTTGATGCAATATCTACGCAAGGAAACGGAATACGCACCGTGGACAGCGGCCGGTAGCGCTCTTACCTTCTTCAACAACAAACTACGCGGTACGGAACACTACGACCATTTCCTAGTGTACGTCAACCGACTCTTACTCGACATCTATCCTACGCTGACTGTCGATAGTGTCTCGGACGACGAAACGCTACTACACAAATATCTCAAGCAGTTCATCACCACGTGGGCTTGCCGGATTGGGCACAGCGATTGTCTCACGAAAATGAAGCAAGCTCTTACCGCTGCGCACCAGGCCAACACCGTGCATCCGGACATTGCTACCGCTGTCTACTGTAATGGGTTGGCCACCGGTTCcgatgaagaatttgtttggGTGTACGaacagtttaaaaattctcgCAACCAAGCACACCGTACCGTGCTAATCGATGCGTTAGCCTGTGCGCGCAATTCGGACCAGCTGTCCGCTTTGCTCCAGGTGGCTCTTGGCAGTGGCAGTGAGTTCGAAGCGATGCTTGCATCTGAACGAACGCGTATCGTTTCCGCTATTTACGGTGCTAGTCGGGAAGGCGTTGATGCGGTGATCGATTTCCTGATGGTACCGGGTCAACTGACCGATTTCATACAGCGATTGGGACAGTCGGCACTCAACAGTGCC
This genomic window from Anopheles maculipalpis chromosome 2RL, idAnoMacuDA_375_x, whole genome shotgun sequence contains:
- the LOC126556965 gene encoding aminopeptidase N-like, producing the protein MVPSRRLLLNLMCCLLLAASPAHAGRPAWKWLAEPSDNTFVSEESTEVLSGPNRRAEQTLDESYRLPNNTSPVHYHLALRTAIHENDRQFSGTVLILFDVHEPSTTVTLLNRALSVQRAFLHEVATGGVAGPQIEQLAHETDSRTEHLTLTLSQMLPAGSQYFLRIEFQGTLQNNNNMGFFASSYLDDNQIRHYLASSKFEPTHARSAFPCYDEPLLKATFELELTHSKDYHAVANMPAAGAPVPDPDNADYVTSRFEKSPKMSTYLLAFAVTDFSIRTADRQTVYARSNVFEETAFPLEAGNRILDALGDYMDIPYYDYMPKMTQIAIPDRGTGAMENWGLVAYGEPVLLFNPAINSYRNKKSVTTIIAHEFAHQWFGNLVSPHWWEYIWLNEGFATLYEYYAAQLAYPEGNYWDLFTVEVIQNAFGADASETIRPMNWNAASPSEIAALFDTVAYDKSGSVLNMFRMALGDDVWRFGLKAYMSARQLDGATAEHLYSGLQEALVANAPTLLPAGVTVHQLMDSWTSEPGFPVLNVYRTYGDVKQEAILSQERFLSNKKLPNTHVYLIPYDFTTANQPDFEPTPEGYAWLSSKAQKIEINVPKDQWIIFNRQQTGYYRVNYDAHNWELLIEALHANPEQIHHRNRAQLVNDAYNLARAEQIDIAVPLRLMQYLRKETEYAPWTAAGSALTFFNNKLRGTEHYDHFLVYVNRLLLDIYPTLTVDSVSDDETLLHKYLKQFITTWACRIGHSDCLTKMKQALTAAHQANTVHPDIATAVYCNGLATGSDEEFVWVYEQFKNSRNQAHRTVLIDALACARNSDQLSALLQVALGSGSEFEAMLASERTRIVSAIYGASREGVDAVIDFLMVPGQLTDFIQRLGQSALNSAVSNIASRTNNQQELDRLNQLLSSLGSTVSESVADSARSTVQNNFNWFTSLEGLVAVEFFQKVATTPQEL
- the LOC126559804 gene encoding aminopeptidase N-like; its protein translation is MVFHLGKNVSLLLLVVTSSTLAVFGQRPAAHRDWSDREFAPVPDTVSPRDDLIDQSYRLPTDTVPTHYTIRLHTDLHTGSRAFSGIVDIELDVVVPTDAITVHNRGLAIASAALYAKQEDGLLVEFGFPHYELDERTEQLTFHPGQILPVGTYVLTVEYSGTLQTSSNSGFFLKSYVNDDGERRYVGTTQFESTNARMAYPCYDEPLLKAAHTLWITHSGEYNAVSNMPVEEIVPSEEHEGYVTTKFGPTPKMSTYLLAFGVSDFVAIEDGNQQVYARPNAIDEAEFALEAGVKVLDALNEYTYVSYYDYMPKLSQMAIPDRGSGAMENWGLVKYGEPALLFNPARNTYRTRKGIAVVIAHELAHQWFGDLVGPHWWSYIWLNEGFANLFGYIAADLAYPSERYWDLYAVENVQNAFGPDASDSIRPMTQDATTPSAISGLFDSIAYDKSGSVLNMFRTVLGDDNFRAGLKVYFQNRQLDGAVADDLYAGLQAAIDGTDVLPEGYTVKQLMDTWTTEPGYPVLTVRRNYDDGSVILSQERFYSDKRSPNANVWYIPYSYSKASNPNFDELEHFRWLSSKAERVETGVAADEWIIFNKQQTGYYRVNYDAHNWLLIAKALQEDVSAIHRLNRAQLINDAFNLARVERHDMKLTLDLLRYLSNEREYVPWAAANGVLNYFYNKLRGTANYHDFIVYVDALIGPVFESLGDITTVPEDEALLDKYLKQLISTWACRIGYTECLRQTTEALHTAVETNTPVHPDVSYVVYCYGLKGATDEEYRWLFDQMISSGNEAERSVLIDALGCAQEQSQLISLLTVAIGSNSELNSLLPSERSRIVSSIYSAGRIGVEALIEALSDPLLAQEFVDRFGQGTLNSVVSNVASRTNNDVELQQLEQFLAALGDLVSPATAEAAVSTVKTNAAWFETYEGVLSTTYFADFTD